One Natranaerovirga hydrolytica genomic region harbors:
- the thiW gene encoding energy coupling factor transporter S component ThiW, giving the protein MNTKKLTLSALLIAIGTLLGSIVVIPVGIANCYPIQHTINILSAVLVGPVYAVMNAFLISLLRNMLGTGTLLAFPGSLIGALFAGLLYKKFHNEIYAIFGEIIGTGMIGALLAFPIAKFVMGNEAVAFAFIIPFSVSTIGGGIIAYFLLISLRQYIRR; this is encoded by the coding sequence ATGAATACAAAAAAGTTAACATTATCAGCATTATTGATTGCAATAGGTACACTTCTAGGCAGTATTGTTGTCATACCAGTGGGTATAGCCAATTGTTATCCAATTCAACATACCATTAACATATTATCAGCTGTTTTAGTAGGACCCGTCTATGCAGTAATGAATGCTTTTTTAATATCCCTTCTTAGAAATATGTTGGGGACAGGAACCTTACTTGCTTTTCCAGGAAGTTTAATAGGTGCCTTATTTGCAGGACTACTTTATAAAAAATTTCATAATGAAATATATGCTATTTTTGGGGAAATAATAGGAACGGGAATGATTGGTGCATTATTAGCTTTTCCAATTGCAAAATTTGTAATGGGAAACGAGGCAGTCGCATTTGCTTTTATTATACCGTTTTCAGTGAGTACAATAGGTGGCGGAATCATTGCTTATTTTTTATTAATATCACTTAGACAATACATTAGGAGGTAA
- a CDS encoding LiaF transmembrane domain-containing protein, which translates to MLGNKIIGIILVFLGLGFFLQQANVIEFRELISVYWPIILIVVGVIQLLRKQVSIIGGAIMVIIGGIILGNRLEVLPNNLSHYLWPTILILVGIWFLASNFGENDKNVNTEDQISSMTIFGGIETKNASKNFKGGHITAVFGGGEIDLTQAQASEEGVTLELTTIFGGIDIRVPKDWKVVVTGVPIFGGWEDRTRPEGDETSFKTVNIRCFAMFGGIEISN; encoded by the coding sequence ATGTTAGGCAATAAAATTATAGGTATTATTTTAGTGTTTTTAGGTTTGGGATTTTTCTTGCAACAAGCTAATGTTATTGAATTTAGAGAACTCATCTCTGTATACTGGCCAATAATTTTAATAGTGGTAGGTGTTATTCAACTCCTTAGAAAACAAGTATCCATTATAGGTGGAGCCATTATGGTTATTATAGGTGGGATTATATTAGGTAATCGATTAGAAGTATTACCCAATAATTTATCTCATTATCTATGGCCTACTATTTTAATCTTAGTAGGAATATGGTTTTTAGCATCTAATTTTGGGGAAAATGATAAAAATGTTAATACAGAAGACCAAATTAGCAGTATGACTATTTTTGGAGGTATTGAAACAAAGAATGCTTCTAAGAATTTTAAAGGGGGTCATATTACAGCCGTATTTGGTGGTGGAGAAATTGATTTGACTCAGGCACAAGCATCAGAGGAAGGCGTGACACTTGAACTGACAACAATTTTTGGTGGAATAGATATAAGGGTTCCAAAAGATTGGAAAGTTGTGGTGACAGGTGTGCCGATTTTTGGTGGTTGGGAAGACAGAACAAGGCCTGAAGGTGATGAGACATCATTTAAAACAGTTAATATAAGATGTTTTGCAATGTTTGGTGGCATAGAAATTTCCAATTAA
- a CDS encoding phage holin family protein, whose amino-acid sequence MSNMITMGQLSVIPTMLDEVLSEMTIDLIQILILLMIIDYITRIMSMLINHNAETIRHSQKRAIKNEMAIIAKKLGYLILITLTLLFDCIVFRLSKEGLGIGIAYKSFLAIFSIGYFLGIEGLSIAENLESIGVPIPNFIKKAYTRLKNASNK is encoded by the coding sequence ATGAGTAACATGATTACAATGGGTCAATTGAGTGTTATACCAACAATGTTAGATGAAGTGCTATCGGAAATGACTATAGACTTAATACAAATTTTAATTTTATTGATGATCATTGATTATATCACTAGGATAATGTCTATGTTGATTAATCATAACGCAGAGACTATAAGACATTCTCAGAAAAGAGCTATAAAAAATGAAATGGCTATCATTGCTAAAAAGCTAGGTTATCTCATTTTAATAACCCTTACGTTACTATTTGATTGTATCGTATTTAGACTAAGTAAAGAAGGCTTAGGAATAGGCATAGCCTATAAAAGTTTTTTAGCGATATTTTCTATTGGTTATTTCTTAGGCATTGAAGGATTGAGCATTGCAGAAAACCTTGAAAGCATAGGCGTACCTATTCCAAATTTCATAAAAAAAGCTTATACTAGATTAAAAAACGCATCAAATAAATAA
- a CDS encoding MTH1187 family thiamine-binding protein, producing the protein MAIAEITVIPVGTGDTSVSAYVAECQKVLESQKAIKYQLTPMGTVIEGEMNVLLKTFQKLHEVPFQKGAQRVVTSIRIDDRRDKKGTMDQKINSVIHKM; encoded by the coding sequence ATGGCTATTGCAGAAATTACAGTGATACCAGTCGGAACAGGAGACACCAGTGTGAGTGCTTATGTAGCAGAATGTCAAAAAGTACTTGAATCTCAAAAAGCAATAAAATATCAATTAACACCAATGGGAACAGTTATAGAAGGAGAAATGAATGTGTTATTAAAGACTTTTCAAAAATTACACGAAGTTCCATTCCAAAAAGGTGCTCAACGTGTTGTAACATCTATTAGAATAGACGATAGACGAGATAAAAAAGGGACAATGGATCAGAAAATTAATTCTGTCATCCACAAAATGTAA